From one Burkholderia pyrrocinia genomic stretch:
- a CDS encoding transporter substrate-binding domain-containing protein, which yields MKRFLVPLVSLCLGLAATSASALDTHVVRVGIDPTYPPMDAKAPDGSLKGFDVDLGNEICRRAQLRCQWVELEFSGMIPALQARKIDAILSSMAITEKREKQILFSSKLFRFKSRLVARPGSGLGSAAASLAGKRVGVQSGTQFESWALAHWAPASVGVVPYKSQDDVFADLVNGRLDAALLGAVEADYGFLRQPRGKGFAFVGAPLDLGDRGVGIGMRQSDTALKASIDGAIASMLKDGTYDRIAKQYFDFNPYGD from the coding sequence ATGAAACGCTTCCTCGTCCCGCTCGTTTCCCTGTGCCTCGGATTGGCGGCCACGTCCGCCAGCGCGCTCGACACGCATGTCGTGCGCGTCGGTATCGATCCGACCTATCCGCCGATGGACGCGAAGGCGCCCGACGGCAGCCTGAAGGGCTTCGACGTCGATCTCGGCAACGAGATCTGCCGTCGCGCACAGTTGCGCTGCCAGTGGGTCGAGCTCGAGTTCTCCGGGATGATCCCCGCGCTGCAGGCGCGCAAGATCGACGCGATCCTGTCGTCGATGGCGATCACCGAGAAGCGCGAGAAGCAGATCCTGTTCTCGTCGAAGCTGTTCCGTTTCAAGTCGCGGCTCGTCGCGCGGCCCGGGAGCGGGCTCGGCAGCGCGGCGGCGTCGCTGGCCGGCAAGCGCGTCGGCGTACAGTCGGGCACGCAGTTCGAATCGTGGGCACTCGCGCACTGGGCGCCGGCCAGCGTCGGCGTGGTGCCGTACAAGAGCCAGGACGACGTGTTCGCCGATCTCGTCAACGGCCGGCTCGACGCCGCGCTGCTCGGCGCGGTGGAAGCCGATTACGGGTTCCTGCGCCAGCCGCGCGGCAAGGGCTTCGCGTTTGTCGGCGCGCCGCTCGACCTGGGCGATCGCGGTGTCGGCATCGGCATGCGGCAGTCCGATACGGCGCTCAAGGCGTCGATCGACGGCGCGATCGCGTCGATGCTGAAGGACGGCACCTACGACAGGATCGCGAAGCAGTACTTCGATTTCAACCCGTACGGCGACTGA